The following proteins come from a genomic window of Gottfriedia acidiceleris:
- a CDS encoding DUF3189 family protein, with protein MKYYIYYCFGGTHSSPLAAAYHLKQLPLDRQPTTEEVKNTYLFNKLKPKDGGKLFYHGEDENGDQVYTVAKRYTKNVPTAIEGLGKILLNEEDKIILSSTSPTVPLAMTLGGFTSRFLHIDFIGVPLLVLGAKQTYLNLIKLVENTKRYHHIAAEKVTDLSNKNFNKD; from the coding sequence ATGAAATATTATATATATTACTGTTTTGGAGGTACACATTCTTCACCTTTGGCTGCAGCATATCATTTAAAGCAATTACCACTTGATCGCCAGCCGACAACGGAAGAAGTAAAGAATACCTATTTATTTAATAAACTAAAACCAAAAGATGGTGGAAAACTATTTTATCACGGTGAAGACGAAAATGGAGACCAGGTGTATACAGTAGCAAAAAGATATACTAAAAATGTGCCGACAGCGATCGAAGGTTTAGGTAAAATCTTATTAAATGAAGAAGATAAAATTATCTTATCAAGTACATCGCCAACAGTACCACTAGCTATGACTCTTGGTGGTTTTACGTCAAGATTTTTACATATCGATTTTATTGGGGTTCCGTTACTTGTATTAGGTGCTAAGCAAACTTATCTTAATTTGATAAAATTAGTTGAAAATACGAAAAGATATCATCACATAGCAGCTGAAAAGGTCACTGACTTATCTAATAAAAACTTCAACAAAGATTAA
- a CDS encoding DUF421 domain-containing protein, which translates to MSYHEMFTELFLGYIALFIVVKINGKTQITQITPFDLISSLVLGNILGDGIYDKEANLPKILFSIFVWGALIFVTEILTQKSMWARKFLEGDASVVIKHGAIQWKELKRNRLDTDQLMQLLRAKDTFTVNEVAYAILENDGTISVLKKSNFDSPTKQDLKIQMEKEFLPVVVISDGKIIKRALNSLKKDEKWVHKKLSESNLSLKQVCFAEWDSKQLHLHTY; encoded by the coding sequence ATGAGTTATCATGAAATGTTTACTGAGTTGTTTTTAGGTTATATAGCTCTTTTTATTGTCGTTAAAATTAATGGAAAAACACAAATTACACAAATAACGCCATTTGATTTGATTTCGTCACTAGTGTTAGGAAATATACTAGGGGATGGAATATATGATAAAGAAGCAAATCTACCAAAAATTCTTTTTAGTATCTTTGTTTGGGGTGCTTTAATATTTGTTACTGAGATCTTGACACAAAAGTCAATGTGGGCAAGAAAGTTCTTAGAAGGTGATGCTTCTGTTGTTATTAAACACGGAGCAATTCAATGGAAGGAATTGAAGAGAAATCGTTTGGACACTGACCAATTGATGCAATTACTAAGAGCAAAGGATACTTTTACAGTCAATGAAGTTGCTTATGCTATTTTAGAAAATGACGGTACGATTAGTGTATTGAAGAAATCAAATTTCGACTCGCCTACTAAACAGGATTTAAAAATTCAAATGGAAAAAGAATTTTTACCTGTGGTTGTAATTAGTGATGGAAAAATAATTAAAAGAGCTCTTAACTCGTTGAAAAAAGATGAAAAATGGGTTCATAAAAAACTTTCTGAGTCAAATTTATCACTTAAACAAGTATGCTTTGCAGAATGGGATTCTAAACAATTACATTTACATACGTATTAA